The nucleotide sequence CTGGTGAACAACTACGGCGAAGTTCGCTTTGAAACGGCCACACTCTCGATCCCCCAAAGCCGGCCAGGGGACACCGTATGGCTGAAAATTTCTTGGGACACCATCGATGTGCTGGATTCTCTTCATCGACGGTTGGCGCAGTTTCCGCGCCCGTACATGCAAAAGTCGATAGAGATTGACTGGAAAGCAGTACTGGATGGATTCAAACGCCGTCCACGCGCGGTGACCCATTCCTATTTCGCCGGAATGATGCCCCCGCCAATACGAGCGTTTCTGTCTGCCCCCGATCTTATCGAGCGAAAAAAGCATATCAGCAGCGTGCGCCAGTGGCTGGAGCGCTACAGCCTTTGCGATATCGCTGCGGCATTGGGGGCCGAGGCCGCTGACTCCGAATCCCTGGACTCCCTCTCGCCGGAACGGATCGAGCACCGACTCTATAAAAACCGACACCCGGAGTTTCGCCCCATCCCCTTTGCGGAGCCCTACACACCGGCAGAGATAATTGGCCGAACCCCGGACTTACAGGTCTATAACCGCCTGGCCGCTTTGGGGGGTGAAGCCCGATGAACGAGGAACTTCAGCACCTGTGCCGAAGACTCCGGCTGGCTCATATTCCTGAGGCCTTGTCTACCATTACCCCCAATTCCGATTCCATAGACTTTCTACTACAGATTCTGCGGGCGGAGACCATCGGGAGGTTGGATGCCAAACTCAAACGGCTCATTCACCAAGCCGGGTTCTCCCAACTGAAGACCTTGGAACATTACTCTTTTGACGGGATCACCTTTCCGGGAAACTGTACGTCCGAAAAACTGATGGGGCTTGACTTTCTTTCCCGCAAAGAAAACGTGTTGATGCTTGGCGCCGTCGGAACCGGCAAAACGCACCTGTCGATCGCGCTGGGCATCGAGGCCTGCCGGCAGGGAAAGCCGGTGAGGTTCTACCGGGTTGCCGATTTGGTCAGCCTGCTCCAACAGAAGCACGCCGAGGGACGGCTCCAGCGTTTTCGGCAAGAACTCATGAAGTGCGAATTGCTCATTCTCGATGAACTGGGCTACGTGCCCTTCCATCAAACCGGCGCGGAACTCCTCTTCCACGTCGTCGCTGATTGCTATGAACAGCAGAGCGTGATCGTCACGTCAAACTTAGAGTTTGGTCAGTGGAACAGCATCTTCGGGGATACTCGTCTAACAGCGGCTTTGGTCGATAGGCTGATCCATCATGCCCACATTCTGACCTTTGCTGGCGAGAGTTACCGCCTACGGCATGCCCTAAGCACTAAGAAAAACTAGCCAACATGTTGGCAAAGTGCCCCTGCACAAATCGGTTGCCGATCTCTGCATTTTTGTCTTGCCAAACACATCTCAACCATCCCGGATTACTG is from Heliomicrobium undosum and encodes:
- the istB gene encoding IS21-like element helper ATPase IstB, giving the protein MNEELQHLCRRLRLAHIPEALSTITPNSDSIDFLLQILRAETIGRLDAKLKRLIHQAGFSQLKTLEHYSFDGITFPGNCTSEKLMGLDFLSRKENVLMLGAVGTGKTHLSIALGIEACRQGKPVRFYRVADLVSLLQQKHAEGRLQRFRQELMKCELLILDELGYVPFHQTGAELLFHVVADCYEQQSVIVTSNLEFGQWNSIFGDTRLTAALVDRLIHHAHILTFAGESYRLRHALSTKKN